GGACAGCGCTTAACTTCTAACTGCGGCCCGAAGATTTGTTTCGTTAAACTCTGATATAATGGCCCCATTCCGTGCGGCACCAGTGCATTAAAACAGGTTGGTAAAGGGGGCCCGCGGGCAGGCCAGGGATCCTGCAGCTTCTCACTGTAGGGGAACAGCCTGGGGCAGGGGACTGGACGCTGCTGGGAAAGCCTAGCAGCTCCTGTCCTCCTGACAAGACTTTCAATCCAATGGCAATctaacttttaggaaaaaaattaagaaataggcTACTACAACATAGACGTGCACATAACAGGAGACAGGTTCAAGAGGCAGGATCTCACATAGCTTCCTATCTAGGCCTTCTTCTCAATGAGCCACGATGTCCCCCAAATACTGCTTGCTGTAAAAATGAAGAGGGGCcccgggctggctcagtccatgcaGAGTGActatctcagggctgtgagttccagccacatgctaggcatggagccaactccaggaaaaaaaaaaaaaggaaaagaaaaaatcactaCCTTAGCAGTCCTCATTTCAGAATATTGTTAAATCCCAGTTGTTAAAAGAACTGATGCTCACATGAAAAAACCCGAACAGTAAATCAAGCCACAAGATAGGGGCGGCCTGCCTCCAGATGGCAAATGCCACCTAACTTCCCTGAAAACGGGTCCCCTGTGAAGTAGGTAGTATCTCCAGGCACCACACAGAAATTAAAGGctcatcattttatcattttaacagtttttatttaaagttgaaTATAAGATTACTTTATTCCTGCATCTTCTCAATTGTTTCTTCCTTATAtttgcccttttcctttcctacttGGCGAGATTTGGCTTTGCGTTCAAGGATCTTTTTGCGGTCTTTGTCCAGTTTTAGTCTAGTGATAACCACctgcagaaaaacagaaacatttctaaGCTTTAAATAGTTACTAGTTTCACAGGCTAACCATATGTATATTTGTTTCTATTATAACCTCAGAATCATAAAGTTGGAAACGTAGCCCCTATTCACACTTCAACCCACAAAATCATAGTACAGACCTTGTTTCAATAGATCTAATTGTTAAAGACCTCCAGGTTACgagaaattttagttttatgaaGGAAGGTAAGGGAAAGGGGTAAAGGGCACTGAACCAGGTTTGCAAACACAGCACAATGACCGAAAAGAGAATCTCTGCCATCAGAGAGCTTGTATTTTAGtatggggagagagaaaacaaattaagtGAATGTATATCAGACTCTGACATAGAGAAAAACCGGGCAACGTGGGGAGGCGAAGGAATGCTGGCAAACAGGCTAAGTCATAGGGTGGTCAAACAAGGCCCTACTGGTAAGGCTCCATTCAAACAGACACTTGAAAACTTGAACACATTACGGTGAGAGAAGTCAGAGACCTGTACCGTATGGCTCATGAACACGTGGAATtgtaaaatcagaataaaatggtGGTCACCAAGGGATAGGAGACAGGATAGATGTTAAGGGTACAAAGTTACAAACAGTAACCCCCTAGAGATACAATGTACAGCACAGTGATCTCTACACAATACTGTATCATAATCAccaaacttgctaagagactagaactTAGTTACTCCAATTACTAAAAAGGATAGCTATGCACCACACAGAGGTGCTCGTTATAgctacaatggcaatcatatATATAAAGCTATCAAACTAATAGCTCATACACCTTGAATTTACACATTCtgtcacatatattttatttttttaacgcttatttatttttgagagggcacgTGCGAGcagtggaaaggcagagagagggagcgagagaagaccaaatgggctctgagctgccagctcaaactcccgaaccacgagatcatgacctgagttgaaatcaacaactggatgcttaaccaaccgtgCCATCCAGACACCCAATAGAttccaataaaaaacaaaaaagataaacacCTGGAAAAAAAGGGGGTGAAGAGCGATTCTGGTGAAAGTACAGCAAGTCCAAAGGTCCAAAGGCAGAACTTAAAAGGTTTATACGTACATGTTTCTCAATCTTAAGTGTGTCTAAGAATCAACTGGAGAGCTTGTGAAAACAGATTAATGGTGCTGCCCCAGTAGACCTGGAACAGAATCTGGAACTCTGATCAGGCGGCCAGGTGATGCTGCTCACAGCAGACATGCTGTGAGCAGTTCGGCTGTACGAGCAAGGAGGCCGGCAGACTAGATCACGAAGAGTGGACGTCTACAAGCGGCTGCTGAGGGGATCGGGTAAGGTCTTAAAAGGccactctggggcacctgagtgcgtccgactcttgacttaggcctgggtcatgatctcatggtttgtgagttctagccccacaccGGGTTCTGCACGGACGGtggggagcctgctggggattctctctccctcaaaataaacaaacaaacttctgtaaaaatagaaacaaaaaggcCACTCTGATGGGAACAGACAGGATTCTGGACAGAACAGACAGGGGggtgtaaaataataaatgacattttcgTCCTGAGCAGTTGGGAGGACAGAGCTGCCCTACACGGCGATGGCGGCAAACTGTGAACCAAGTCAGAAGTTTGAACACACTAGGTCTGAGGTCATCAATCAGAAATCCAAGCTGAAATGCAAACTAGGCCACTGGATGCTGAGGTCTGGGTTGGAGTCACCTGCCTGTGTATGTGTGACGTCCCCAGGCGGAACTCAAGACAGGAAGGTGATCACTGCGCCACAGCGAGGAAGTGGGTATGTCCTCAGCTGTGCTACCTTGAAAAGACCAAGATCTCCTCACCTGGAATCCAGGTCCGCCCGCCTGCCAGACTAAGCAGCAGCAAATGCACGTGGGAAAGAACCCAACTCTTTCCCAAAGTTCAACAGTCCGGGTAGTCCTAGCGATCCTGTTCACCAGGAGGCAACCCAAAGGGTCTCTGAAAGAAACCCAGAGGTTTCTTTCCAGATGCACATATGACTGGCGAAGGTTAGAAAACGAGAAAGTCCTTGCTCTTAAGAGAACATGCGAGGATGTGTCAAGGTGCTTGTAATCCACTGGGGGTATTGAAGAGGGGTAAAGAAAATGCGGGAAGATATTTATAGTGAATTCCAGGTGAAAGATATGCAGGAATTTTACCACACCAGTCTTTCAACTTTCCTGTGGTTTGAAAAAGAGATTTACGGTGGCaacataaaatgtttcaaaacaaaaaacacaaaactgggGAGCCAtcagtagctcagtcggttaagtggccgactctcgatttcagctcaggtcctatctctgtgagttcgagccccacgtcaggctctttgctgccagtgcagagcctgcttggaattctctttccctctctctgcccctccctggcttgctcgcTCTTAAAACAGAGATCAACCAGAGACTGCTGGATCAGAGAATTCACATCCAAGTTCCAGACAGGCACCTGTTATGGGTTATTAACAGACTGGATTTTCTATCCTGGCTCAGACACTATCATCACCATCCAGGAGATCTTCGCTTCTGTGCTCCAGttttcttcctcatttgtaaatgtaTGAAATCTCTGCAAGGCTGTAAACTTGCCATACTGACTCCACTTTAATATGTAAAAGCAAATAGGGGATCAGCTCCGTTTAATCTAAAAATTACCCTATTTCCTAgcagcgcctggatggctcagtcagttaagcatctgactcttgatttctgctcaggtcaccatctcaccgttcatgagttcaagccccacactgggctctgcggggacagtgtggagactgcttgggattctctgtctccctctctctgcccctcccctgctcactctctgtctcaaaataaacattaaaaaataaaataaaaataacccatttcttgattttaaattttgttgtcaGACTGATCAGTTTACTAATTGCTACTGACCAAAAGGtacattaaatatacaaaatgactGTTAAAAACAACTTGATCTCATAAAAATTTTTAGACTGGTTTCCAGGACTCCATTCAAATATGGTATTTGCCCTAAGACTGGTTTCTAGAACCTCTAAAATCAGGAGTCTATTTCTATGGGATTGCCCTGCAAACAAGCACTCCCACCTGCCAACACTTGCTGTAATTTCCTTCTCTCACGCATTCTCAGAAACACCCACCTTGCTGGGGTGGATGCCCACGTGGACAGTTGTGCCATTGGCCTTCTCTCGCTGTACTCGTTCAATGTAGATGACGTATTTCTTCCTGTAAACCTGGACTACTTTGCCAATCTGCTGACCTTTGTAGTGTCCTCGCACAACCTAAATACAAATTCACGAATGACAGAAATATTAAGTCAACCTTGCAAATCAGGAAAACTAAATCACGTAAATGTCATTTACTCTCTCAGATCTGTAAGACccttcagttttgaaagatgtAATGGTTACTGGAAACATGGGAGTAATTCTGGCTTTAATTAGCCTGCAAATAAACCCTGCCCCCATATACGCCTTGTGATGGACAGTACACCCATCAACTGATGGTCTGCAGTGGTGGGCTTGGTAGGTTAAAAACGAGTCCACTTAGGCTTTTTGTAGCTGGGTGACCACAAGGAACTTTACTCCGTCTCAGAGGAAGCGAGAGGCCACAAGATTTAATTCACAACCCAATAAAGTGTCCCACCCGGTCACAGAGTAGGCAGCAGCAAATACATGGGAAAAAAACCAATTCTTTCCCAAAGTTTAACAGCGTCCTACCCGGCAGCCCTAAGATCCTGTTCGCCAGGAAGCAACCCAAAGTGCTTCTGAAAGAAACCAGAGATTTCTTTCCAGAAGCACATCTTCTCGAATGAAGACGATCTCAAAAACAGGGAAGACCACCTCCCACATCTAGTGGCAATTCTAGCACCAGCCCAGTAGCAACCAGGGGCTGTTCGCAACCTGCACCACTACTTGGGAACTGGCTTCATCTTTAAATGGGTATTAACCTCATCAAATAGTACGGGGGACAGGCGAGTTGCTTTAGAGACGGCCTAAAATCTTGCAATCGACAGCGGCATGTTCCAGCTAAATAACGTTCACAGAAACGTTCGCTTAAATAGATTTGGCAAGATATTCACCTGTAAATGTGAAACCACCAGACAAGACTACGGTTCAGTTACAGCTTCTGTATCTGGACCCTCGACAGCCTCTTCAATGACCAAACGcaccaagaaaaagagaaccgCGGGGTAACGCTCTGGTTCCGAACCACCTTTCCGCTTTCTGATACTTGGGGCAAttgctgtttttttcctgtttgggtTCTTAGTGCCCTCGTGCAATCCTGCTCTGGGGAGCACGGTCTCAAGTGCATCTTTCTCAGCAGATGATCCCTCTTCTATGCCAGGTGTGGGGGTATCTGCCAAGACACCCGGGCACAGCACATACCTGTACTTCGTCGTCCTTCCGGATGGGCATGGATCGAACGTTGTACTTCTGTCGTAGCTCTTTGGAAAGAGGGGAGGACATAATCTTCCTGCGAATGTGCGAAGGTGCATTGAAATGCCTTTTACGGTTCTTGCTCCGATCGGAGGTCACAAACGGATTGAACTTCATGTTGGCtaaagagagagtgaaaagagGCGTAAACCCTTAAATGCTCAAAATCTCATTCAGCGTCCCAACAAGTGACATTCCCAACAACTTCATCTTGAAGGTTCAGAAGCCCACACTGTCGTGCTTTCTATATTCGTTTATGGGacaaagagttgttttttttttaaacgtttactcatttttgcaagacagagcgcaagccggggagagggagacacaggatcgcaagcaggctccaggctttgtgagctgtcagcacagagccccacgcggggatcaaacccactagccgtgagatcatgacctgagcccaagtcgcttagcctactgagtcacccaggcgcccccgacaaACGATTTTCCATTTGTAACAGACTTGTTTTAGttcttaagcttttattttagttCACAGCCTCCAAGCACCTGAAATATCGGGTAAGGAACTTAAAACAGGACTTGTATCTCTGATGAAGGCAAAGCGGTCCGACAACTCAATTACAACACTACGCTTTACAAAGACCAACCAAAGCCAATACCCTACGGACTCGGACGTGAACACATTTAGCTCCGTTCTCCCCAAACCTGGGAAACGCTGAACATCTCGGGTCCAAGAAAACCTTCTAATGAGCGCGGCCTGCAAGTTCCCTGGCTTTGCCAAAGTTATTTCGAGGCTCTTCTTTAAGGAACGACACTGAATAGACTTGAACCATCTGCGCAGAACCCCTCCTCTCCGGGCTCCGGTTCCGAGTTCCCaaacccctctcctcccttcccgaGTCGGCCGCCCCTGGAATTAAGAGGAAGACAGGCTGGGGACCATCCTAGCCCCTCTCCCTCGGCGCTACTCGTTCGCCGGGAGAGTATCGGGCCCCTAGGGCCAAAAGACAGCACACCCGCGAACGGATGGCTACGGATTACTCGCGCTCGGCCAGCGAAAACTCACCCGCTGCAGCTCCAGCGATGGCCTCAAAAGGGAAGAGAGCTACACGCTACTTCCGGTTCTGTAAGTTTATGAGAGATCTCGCGAGACCGATCGTCTCTTGGCGCGAGAGAGGCGCTGGGTTTGAACGAGAAGAGGAAACTGGGAAAGAGATTGGTGACTAGTGTCCCCCAGCGGCTAGGAGGGGAACTGCTAGGACCTGCAAAACTGCCCTCTTCAGGGCCTGGTGTCTCCCGGGGTAGGTTTGGGTTCTGCAGCGGCGTTCTCTGAGAAGGCTAGTtcctgggcggggggcggggattGCTCAGGGTGTGACTGTCCCCGTGAGTGGTGAGGGAGCGGGCGGCCCATTAGCCAGGTGGCCACTGGCGACCTCGGTTCCGTGGACACCGCCAAGGCTTCCCGGGCCCGTGGCGCCGGCGTGCCGAGCGCGCCGGTCCTTTAATGGGCTCCATCCGGCGTGTGCTGCCGGCGCCGTGGGGCGCTCCGACCCGC
The sequence above is drawn from the Lynx canadensis isolate LIC74 chromosome E1, mLynCan4.pri.v2, whole genome shotgun sequence genome and encodes:
- the RPL26 gene encoding 60S ribosomal protein L26, which gives rise to MKFNPFVTSDRSKNRKRHFNAPSHIRRKIMSSPLSKELRQKYNVRSMPIRKDDEVQVVRGHYKGQQIGKVVQVYRKKYVIYIERVQREKANGTTVHVGIHPSKVVITRLKLDKDRKKILERKAKSRQVGKEKGKYKEETIEKMQE